A region from the Leopardus geoffroyi isolate Oge1 chromosome E3, O.geoffroyi_Oge1_pat1.0, whole genome shotgun sequence genome encodes:
- the MUC17 gene encoding mucin-17 isoform X6: MISSATATSSPTPTESPTTVPTSTDLGSSPTPTDNATTVPSSTEATSSPTSTESTTTVISSTEATSSPTPTHSATTVPSSTEVTSSPTPTENATTLPSSTEPSSSPTPTDGATTVPTSTEVTSSPASTDSATTVPSSTDATSSPTFPVSATTESPSAEASSSPSPTDSAMTVPSSTEATSYPTSTDSATTMPYSTEATSSTTSSEIATTVPSSTEVSSSPTSADSATTVPSSPEASMSPTSVDSAITLPSSTEASVSPTFAESATTLPSSTVATPSPTPPDSASTVPASTGAHTSPTPSPGNITISATSIGGHTSPTSSVGSTLSTSASHTTLPVSIPGHSSSATTSASFTSVTPEVVTTTTLSISISGTTPSTQRSTYTTVPVVSTSSTTVTSSTPTPTSTAPATTPMICLNGGTWDGKICICPTGFQGDQCQQEIMLCQNEGYWDGIKCVCPGLFQGPRCEDVVPSIEMEPPPETVSAQVDMTVTVTSMEFTKDLEDRTSEAFKNFSDIFEEEMKTVYKGIPEYDGVNITKLSAGSVVVEHEVLLKAKFTPEYKEVLDKVTQEVTEKIQNVTKEQISINNICKSKLCFNTTATKVYNITVTQYDPEKECQKKAGKEYAAYFFVEYKNEKPNCINRCMPGFNNSMDCHSGKCQLETNGPRCYCLNTDTHWYSGETCEFSTKKNLVFGLVGAAFAVVLVALAVLLLFMFRSKKEVNRQKYKVTQLYKWHEEDGGPEPGTFQNIGFDIYEDQEDSIHLDTIYNNFQPSLDHIDSETKIKIQRPHVMMTSI, encoded by the exons atgatttcttctgcaacagccacttcctctccaaccccaactgagagtcccaccacagtgcctacatctacagatctcggttcctctcctactcccactgACAATGCCACAACAGTGCCCTCTTCTACAgaggccacttcctctccaac ATCCACTGAGAGTACCACCACAGTGATTTCTTCTACAGAA gccacttcctctccaactcCCACTCACAGTGCCACCACAGTGCCTTCTTCTACAGAGGTCACTTCCTCTCCAACTCCCACTGAGAATGCCACCACACTGCCTTCCTCAACAGAGCCAAGTTCTTCTCCAACTCCCACTGATGGTGccaccacagtgcctacatctaCAGAGGTAACTTCATCTCCAGCTTCCACTGATAGCGCCACCACAGTACCTTCTTCGACAGACGCCACTTCTTCTCCAACTTTCCCTGTCAGTGCCACCACAGAGTCTCCTTCTGCAGAGGCCAGTTCCTCTCCATCTCCCACTGACAGTGCCATGACTGTGCCTTCTTCTACTGAGGCCACTTCATATCCAACTTCCACTGACAGTGCCACCACAATGCCTTATTCTACAGAGGCCACTTCTTCTACAACTTCCAGTGAAATTGCCACCACAGTGCCTTCCTCTACAGAAGTCAGTTCCTCTCCAACTTCTGCTGACAGTGCCACCACAGTGCCTTCTTCTCCAGAAGCCAGCATGTCACCAACTTCTGTTGACAGTGCTATCACATTACCTTCTTCTACAGAAGCCAGTGTGTCACCAACTTTTGCTGAAAGTGCCACCACTCTTCcctcttccacagtggctacaccgtCTCCAACTCCTCCTGACAGTGCCTCCACAGTGCCAGCTTCCACAGGGGCTCATACATCCCCAACACCCTCCCCTGGCAATATCACTATATCAGCAACTTCCATCGGGGGCCACACTTCCCCAACATCTTCTGTAGGCAGCACACTTTCAACAAGTGCTTCTCACACCACCTTACCTGTATCCATTCCTGGTCACTCCAGTTCTGCAACAACTTCTGCCTCCTTTACATCTGTGACTCCTGAGGTTGTTACTACCACTACTCTGTCCATCTCGATCTCTGGGACAACACCCAGCACACAGAGGAGTACCTACACCACAGTCCCGGTTGTCTCCACTAGCTCGACCACTGTTACAAGCAGCACCCCTACCCCAACATCTACTGCTCCAGCAACCACACCAA TGATCTGCTTAAATGGAGGAACATGGGATGGGAAGATCTGTATTTGCCCCACCGGTTTCCAAGGAGACCAGTGCCAGCAAGAGATCATGCTCTGCCAGAATGAAGGCTACTGGGATGGAATCAAGTGCGTGTGCCCTGGCCTCTTCCAGGGGCCAAGGTGCGAGGATGTAGTCCCGAGCATTGAGATGG AGCCTCCGCCGGAGACCGTCTCTGCCCAGGTAGACATGACCGTGACAGTGACCAGTATGGAGTTTACCAAAGACCTAGAAGACCGGACTTCTGAAGCATTCAAAAACTTCAGTGACATATTCGAAGAAGAG ATGAAAACTGTTTACAAAGGAATCCCTGAGTATGACGGAGTCAACATCACAAAGCTGTC TGCTGGCAGTGTGGTGGTGGAACATGAAGTCCTCCTGAAGGCCAAGTTCACCCCAGAATACAAGGAAGTTTTGGATAAGGTCACCCAGGAGGTGACAGAAAAAATCCAGAATGTAACCAAAGAACAAATAAGCATAAATAATATCTGCAAAA GCAAACTGTGTTTCAACACGACTGCCACTAAGGTGTACAACATCACAGTTACCCAATACGACCCTGAAA AGGAATGCCAGAAGAAGGCTGGGAAAGAATATGCTGCCTACTTCTTCGTGGAGTACAAGAATGAGAAACCAAACTGCATCAACCGCTGCATGCCAGGCTTCAACAACTCCATGGACTGCCACTCTGGGAAGTGCCAGCTAGAGACGAATGGTCCTCGGTGTTA CTGCCTGAACACAGACACTCACTggtacagtggagaaacctgtgAGTTCAGCACCAAGAAGAACCTGGTGTTTGGGTTGGTGGGGGCAGCCTTCGCCGTGGTGCTAGTCGCCCTTGCTGTTCTCTTGCTGTTCATGTTCCGTTCCAAGAAAGAGGTGAACAG GCAAAAGTATAAAGTGACTCAGTTGTACAAGTGGCATGAAGAAGATGGAGGACCGGAACCTGGGACCTTCCAAAACATTGGCTTTGACATCTATGAAG ATCAAGAGGACTCCATCCACTTGGACACCATTTATAATAACTTCCAACCCTCCTTGGACCACATAGACTCTGAAACAAAG ATCAAAATTCAGAGGCCCCATGTGATGATGACATCGATTTAA
- the MUC17 gene encoding mucin-17 isoform X5 has protein sequence MISSATATSSPTPTESPTTVPTSTDLGSSPTPTDNATTVPSSTEATSSPTSTESTTTVISSTEDTSSAIPTGSATTVTSLTESSSSPTSTNSDTPVPPSTQATSSPTPTHSATTVPSSTEVTSSPTPTENATTLPSSTEPSSSPTPTDGATTVPTSTEVTSSPASTDSATTVPSSTDATSSPTFPVSATTESPSAEASSSPSPTDSAMTVPSSTEATSYPTSTDSATTMPYSTEATSSTTSSEIATTVPSSTEVSSSPTSADSATTVPSSPEASMSPTSVDSAITLPSSTEASVSPTFAESATTLPSSTVATPSPTPPDSASTVPASTGAHTSPTPSPGNITISATSIGGHTSPTSSVGSTLSTSASHTTLPVSIPGHSSSATTSASFTSVTPEVVTTTTLSISISGTTPSTQRSTYTTVPVVSTSSTTVTSSTPTPTSTAPATTPMICLNGGTWDGKICICPTGFQGDQCQQEIMLCQNEGYWDGIKCVCPGLFQGPRCEDVVPSIEMEPPPETVSAQVDMTVTVTSMEFTKDLEDRTSEAFKNFSDIFEEEMKTVYKGIPEYDGVNITKLSAGSVVVEHEVLLKAKFTPEYKEVLDKVTQEVTEKIQNVTKEQISINNICKSKLCFNTTATKVYNITVTQYDPEKECQKKAGKEYAAYFFVEYKNEKPNCINRCMPGFNNSMDCHSGKCQLETNGPRCYCLNTDTHWYSGETCEFSTKKNLVFGLVGAAFAVVLVALAVLLLFMFRSKKEVNRQKYKVTQLYKWHEEDGGPEPGTFQNIGFDIYEDQEDSIHLDTIYNNFQPSLDHIDSETKIKIQRPHVMMTSI, from the exons atgatttcttctgcaacagccacttcctctccaaccccaactgagagtcccaccacagtgcctacatctacagatctcggttcctctcctactcccactgACAATGCCACAACAGTGCCCTCTTCTACAgaggccacttcctctccaac ATCCACTGAGAGTACCACCACAGTGATTTCTTCTACAGAAGATACTTCCTCCGCAATCCCCACTGGCAGTGCCACCACAGTGACTTCTTTGACAGAGTCCAGTTCCTCTCCAACTTCCACTAACAGTGACACCCCAGTGCCTCCTTCTACAcaggccacttcctctccaactcCCACTCACAGTGCCACCACAGTGCCTTCTTCTACAGAGGTCACTTCCTCTCCAACTCCCACTGAGAATGCCACCACACTGCCTTCCTCAACAGAGCCAAGTTCTTCTCCAACTCCCACTGATGGTGccaccacagtgcctacatctaCAGAGGTAACTTCATCTCCAGCTTCCACTGATAGCGCCACCACAGTACCTTCTTCGACAGACGCCACTTCTTCTCCAACTTTCCCTGTCAGTGCCACCACAGAGTCTCCTTCTGCAGAGGCCAGTTCCTCTCCATCTCCCACTGACAGTGCCATGACTGTGCCTTCTTCTACTGAGGCCACTTCATATCCAACTTCCACTGACAGTGCCACCACAATGCCTTATTCTACAGAGGCCACTTCTTCTACAACTTCCAGTGAAATTGCCACCACAGTGCCTTCCTCTACAGAAGTCAGTTCCTCTCCAACTTCTGCTGACAGTGCCACCACAGTGCCTTCTTCTCCAGAAGCCAGCATGTCACCAACTTCTGTTGACAGTGCTATCACATTACCTTCTTCTACAGAAGCCAGTGTGTCACCAACTTTTGCTGAAAGTGCCACCACTCTTCcctcttccacagtggctacaccgtCTCCAACTCCTCCTGACAGTGCCTCCACAGTGCCAGCTTCCACAGGGGCTCATACATCCCCAACACCCTCCCCTGGCAATATCACTATATCAGCAACTTCCATCGGGGGCCACACTTCCCCAACATCTTCTGTAGGCAGCACACTTTCAACAAGTGCTTCTCACACCACCTTACCTGTATCCATTCCTGGTCACTCCAGTTCTGCAACAACTTCTGCCTCCTTTACATCTGTGACTCCTGAGGTTGTTACTACCACTACTCTGTCCATCTCGATCTCTGGGACAACACCCAGCACACAGAGGAGTACCTACACCACAGTCCCGGTTGTCTCCACTAGCTCGACCACTGTTACAAGCAGCACCCCTACCCCAACATCTACTGCTCCAGCAACCACACCAA TGATCTGCTTAAATGGAGGAACATGGGATGGGAAGATCTGTATTTGCCCCACCGGTTTCCAAGGAGACCAGTGCCAGCAAGAGATCATGCTCTGCCAGAATGAAGGCTACTGGGATGGAATCAAGTGCGTGTGCCCTGGCCTCTTCCAGGGGCCAAGGTGCGAGGATGTAGTCCCGAGCATTGAGATGG AGCCTCCGCCGGAGACCGTCTCTGCCCAGGTAGACATGACCGTGACAGTGACCAGTATGGAGTTTACCAAAGACCTAGAAGACCGGACTTCTGAAGCATTCAAAAACTTCAGTGACATATTCGAAGAAGAG ATGAAAACTGTTTACAAAGGAATCCCTGAGTATGACGGAGTCAACATCACAAAGCTGTC TGCTGGCAGTGTGGTGGTGGAACATGAAGTCCTCCTGAAGGCCAAGTTCACCCCAGAATACAAGGAAGTTTTGGATAAGGTCACCCAGGAGGTGACAGAAAAAATCCAGAATGTAACCAAAGAACAAATAAGCATAAATAATATCTGCAAAA GCAAACTGTGTTTCAACACGACTGCCACTAAGGTGTACAACATCACAGTTACCCAATACGACCCTGAAA AGGAATGCCAGAAGAAGGCTGGGAAAGAATATGCTGCCTACTTCTTCGTGGAGTACAAGAATGAGAAACCAAACTGCATCAACCGCTGCATGCCAGGCTTCAACAACTCCATGGACTGCCACTCTGGGAAGTGCCAGCTAGAGACGAATGGTCCTCGGTGTTA CTGCCTGAACACAGACACTCACTggtacagtggagaaacctgtgAGTTCAGCACCAAGAAGAACCTGGTGTTTGGGTTGGTGGGGGCAGCCTTCGCCGTGGTGCTAGTCGCCCTTGCTGTTCTCTTGCTGTTCATGTTCCGTTCCAAGAAAGAGGTGAACAG GCAAAAGTATAAAGTGACTCAGTTGTACAAGTGGCATGAAGAAGATGGAGGACCGGAACCTGGGACCTTCCAAAACATTGGCTTTGACATCTATGAAG ATCAAGAGGACTCCATCCACTTGGACACCATTTATAATAACTTCCAACCCTCCTTGGACCACATAGACTCTGAAACAAAG ATCAAAATTCAGAGGCCCCATGTGATGATGACATCGATTTAA
- the MUC17 gene encoding mucin-17 isoform X3: MSSSSEASSSPPSTDSATTVPSSTEVSSSPSSTESATTVVSSTETSSSPTPTDSASTVTSSTESSSSPTPTETATLVPTSTEPSSSSTLTDSATTVSSSTEATSSPTSTDGATTMSSSSEASSSASSTDSATTVPSSTEASLSPTSSESSTTEISSTEATSSPTPTGSATTVTSLTESSSSPTLTESATPVPTSTEPSSSSSPTDSATTRSSLTGTSSSPSSPEPSSSPTPTPTPVPEPSFSPEPSSSPTPTDSAITGSSSTGAGSSPTSTNGATTVPTFSQPSSFPTSTDSVTAVPSSTEASSSPTSTESTTTVISSTEATSSPTPTHSATTVPSSTEVTSSPTPTENATTLPSSTEPSSSPTPTDGATTVPTSTEVTSSPASTDSATTVPSSTDATSSPTFPVSATTESPSAEASSSPSPTDSAMTVPSSTEATSYPTSTDSATTMPYSTEATSSTTSSEIATTVPSSTEVSSSPTSADSATTVPSSPEASMSPTSVDSAITLPSSTEASVSPTFAESATTLPSSTVATPSPTPPDSASTVPASTGAHTSPTPSPGNITISATSIGGHTSPTSSVGSTLSTSASHTTLPVSIPGHSSSATTSASFTSVTPEVVTTTTLSISISGTTPSTQRSTYTTVPVVSTSSTTVTSSTPTPTSTAPATTPMICLNGGTWDGKICICPTGFQGDQCQQEIMLCQNEGYWDGIKCVCPGLFQGPRCEDVVPSIEMEPPPETVSAQVDMTVTVTSMEFTKDLEDRTSEAFKNFSDIFEEEMKTVYKGIPEYDGVNITKLSAGSVVVEHEVLLKAKFTPEYKEVLDKVTQEVTEKIQNVTKEQISINNICKSKLCFNTTATKVYNITVTQYDPEKECQKKAGKEYAAYFFVEYKNEKPNCINRCMPGFNNSMDCHSGKCQLETNGPRCYCLNTDTHWYSGETCEFSTKKNLVFGLVGAAFAVVLVALAVLLLFMFRSKKEVNRQKYKVTQLYKWHEEDGGPEPGTFQNIGFDIYEDQEDSIHLDTIYNNFQPSLDHIDSETKIKIQRPHVMMTSI, encoded by the exons ATGTCTTCTTCGTCAGAGGCCAGTTCATCTCCACCTTCCACTGACAGTGCTACCACGGTGCCTTCCTCTACAGAAGTCAGTTCATCTCCATCATCCACTGAGAGTGCCACCACAGTTGTTTCTTCTACAGAGACCAGTTCCTCTCCAACTCCCACTGACAGTGCCAGTACAGTGACTTCTTCAACAGAGTCCAGTTCTTCTCCAACCCCCACTGAGACTGCCACCCTTGTGCCGACATCTACAGAGCCCAGTTCCTCTTCAACTTTGACTGATAGTGCCACAACAGTGTCTTCTTCTACAgaggccacttcctctccaacatccacTGATGGTGCCACCACAATGTCTTCTTCTTCAGAGGCCAGTTCGTCTGCATCTTCCACTGACAGCGCTACCACAGTGCCTTCCTCTACAGAAGCCAGTTTGTCTCCAACATCCAGTGAGAGTTCCACCACAGAGATATCTTCTACAgaggccacttcctctccaacccccACTGGCAGTGCTACCACAGTGACTTCTTTGACAGAGTCCAGTTCTTCTCCAACCCTTACTGAGAGTGCCACCCCTGTGCCTACATCTACAGAGCCCAGTTCCTCCTCAAGTCCCACTGACAGTGCCACCACAAGGTCTTCGTTGACAGGAACCAGTTCCTCTCCATCTTCTCCTGAGCCCAGTTCCTCTCCTACTCCTACTCCTACCCCAGTTCCTGAGCCCAGCTTTTCTCCAGAGCCCAgttcctctcctactcccactgACAGTGCCATCACAGGATCTTCATCAACAGGGGCCGGTTCCTCTCCAACTTCCACCAATGGTGCCACCACAGTTCCTACATTTTCACAGCCCAGTTCCTTTCCCACTTCCACTGACAGTGTCACCGCAGTGCCTTCCTCTACAGAAGCCAGTTCATCTCCAACATCCACTGAGAGTACCACCACAGTGATTTCTTCTACAGAA gccacttcctctccaactcCCACTCACAGTGCCACCACAGTGCCTTCTTCTACAGAGGTCACTTCCTCTCCAACTCCCACTGAGAATGCCACCACACTGCCTTCCTCAACAGAGCCAAGTTCTTCTCCAACTCCCACTGATGGTGccaccacagtgcctacatctaCAGAGGTAACTTCATCTCCAGCTTCCACTGATAGCGCCACCACAGTACCTTCTTCGACAGACGCCACTTCTTCTCCAACTTTCCCTGTCAGTGCCACCACAGAGTCTCCTTCTGCAGAGGCCAGTTCCTCTCCATCTCCCACTGACAGTGCCATGACTGTGCCTTCTTCTACTGAGGCCACTTCATATCCAACTTCCACTGACAGTGCCACCACAATGCCTTATTCTACAGAGGCCACTTCTTCTACAACTTCCAGTGAAATTGCCACCACAGTGCCTTCCTCTACAGAAGTCAGTTCCTCTCCAACTTCTGCTGACAGTGCCACCACAGTGCCTTCTTCTCCAGAAGCCAGCATGTCACCAACTTCTGTTGACAGTGCTATCACATTACCTTCTTCTACAGAAGCCAGTGTGTCACCAACTTTTGCTGAAAGTGCCACCACTCTTCcctcttccacagtggctacaccgtCTCCAACTCCTCCTGACAGTGCCTCCACAGTGCCAGCTTCCACAGGGGCTCATACATCCCCAACACCCTCCCCTGGCAATATCACTATATCAGCAACTTCCATCGGGGGCCACACTTCCCCAACATCTTCTGTAGGCAGCACACTTTCAACAAGTGCTTCTCACACCACCTTACCTGTATCCATTCCTGGTCACTCCAGTTCTGCAACAACTTCTGCCTCCTTTACATCTGTGACTCCTGAGGTTGTTACTACCACTACTCTGTCCATCTCGATCTCTGGGACAACACCCAGCACACAGAGGAGTACCTACACCACAGTCCCGGTTGTCTCCACTAGCTCGACCACTGTTACAAGCAGCACCCCTACCCCAACATCTACTGCTCCAGCAACCACACCAA TGATCTGCTTAAATGGAGGAACATGGGATGGGAAGATCTGTATTTGCCCCACCGGTTTCCAAGGAGACCAGTGCCAGCAAGAGATCATGCTCTGCCAGAATGAAGGCTACTGGGATGGAATCAAGTGCGTGTGCCCTGGCCTCTTCCAGGGGCCAAGGTGCGAGGATGTAGTCCCGAGCATTGAGATGG AGCCTCCGCCGGAGACCGTCTCTGCCCAGGTAGACATGACCGTGACAGTGACCAGTATGGAGTTTACCAAAGACCTAGAAGACCGGACTTCTGAAGCATTCAAAAACTTCAGTGACATATTCGAAGAAGAG ATGAAAACTGTTTACAAAGGAATCCCTGAGTATGACGGAGTCAACATCACAAAGCTGTC TGCTGGCAGTGTGGTGGTGGAACATGAAGTCCTCCTGAAGGCCAAGTTCACCCCAGAATACAAGGAAGTTTTGGATAAGGTCACCCAGGAGGTGACAGAAAAAATCCAGAATGTAACCAAAGAACAAATAAGCATAAATAATATCTGCAAAA GCAAACTGTGTTTCAACACGACTGCCACTAAGGTGTACAACATCACAGTTACCCAATACGACCCTGAAA AGGAATGCCAGAAGAAGGCTGGGAAAGAATATGCTGCCTACTTCTTCGTGGAGTACAAGAATGAGAAACCAAACTGCATCAACCGCTGCATGCCAGGCTTCAACAACTCCATGGACTGCCACTCTGGGAAGTGCCAGCTAGAGACGAATGGTCCTCGGTGTTA CTGCCTGAACACAGACACTCACTggtacagtggagaaacctgtgAGTTCAGCACCAAGAAGAACCTGGTGTTTGGGTTGGTGGGGGCAGCCTTCGCCGTGGTGCTAGTCGCCCTTGCTGTTCTCTTGCTGTTCATGTTCCGTTCCAAGAAAGAGGTGAACAG GCAAAAGTATAAAGTGACTCAGTTGTACAAGTGGCATGAAGAAGATGGAGGACCGGAACCTGGGACCTTCCAAAACATTGGCTTTGACATCTATGAAG ATCAAGAGGACTCCATCCACTTGGACACCATTTATAATAACTTCCAACCCTCCTTGGACCACATAGACTCTGAAACAAAG ATCAAAATTCAGAGGCCCCATGTGATGATGACATCGATTTAA